In a genomic window of Microterricola viridarii:
- a CDS encoding ABC transporter ATP-binding protein, with amino-acid sequence MSDTVVSIENLAVTFATDAGDVTAVDGVSLSVARGEVLAIVGESGSGKTVTAKTILGLLPETATADGAVYLGTRDGSGESNVISLDKRQLRAVRGRDVAMVFQEPSTALNPVYTVGWQIAEGLRAHGTYSKRQARAKAIDILGRVGIPDPASRVDYYPHQFSGGQKQRVVIAMALVLDPGLIVADEPTTALDVTVQAEILDLLRRCRDEFGTAIVLITHNMGVVADLADRVAVMYEGKVVEEADAITLFSDPQDEYTKRLLAAVPHVGQGTVHAASRAEGRALDWAEQKPVVLAEGLHISYPGRLGRPAFVAVDGVDLEIRAGEVLGLVGESGSGKTTIGRAIAGLTRVTGGSLSVLGHEMRGMKERNFKPVRSDIGFVFQDPASSFNPLLTIADCVAEPLIIHHYASSAADARARVNELLEAVQLPSAYGDRYPHELSGGQRQRASLARALALKPSLLIADEPTSALDVSVQARVLELFAELQKEFGFAALFISHDLAVVDIVADRIAVLYKGKLVEEGTGLEVLGAPRHPYTQRLLASLPVPDPREQAERREALARLRGAD; translated from the coding sequence ATGAGCGACACCGTGGTGAGCATCGAGAACCTGGCCGTCACCTTCGCCACGGATGCCGGCGACGTCACCGCCGTCGACGGCGTCAGCCTCTCCGTCGCCCGCGGCGAGGTGCTGGCCATCGTGGGGGAGTCCGGCAGCGGCAAGACCGTCACGGCGAAGACGATCCTCGGCCTGCTGCCGGAGACGGCGACCGCCGACGGCGCCGTCTACCTCGGCACGCGCGACGGCAGCGGCGAGAGCAACGTCATCAGCCTGGACAAGCGGCAGCTGCGCGCGGTGCGCGGCCGCGATGTCGCCATGGTGTTCCAGGAGCCGTCCACAGCCCTGAACCCCGTGTACACGGTCGGCTGGCAGATCGCGGAGGGGCTGCGCGCACACGGCACCTACAGCAAGCGCCAGGCCAGGGCGAAGGCCATCGACATCCTCGGCCGGGTCGGCATCCCCGACCCTGCCAGCCGGGTCGACTACTACCCGCACCAGTTCTCCGGCGGCCAGAAGCAGCGCGTCGTGATCGCCATGGCCCTCGTGCTCGACCCCGGGCTGATCGTCGCCGACGAGCCGACGACCGCCCTCGACGTGACGGTGCAGGCCGAGATCCTCGACCTGCTGCGCCGCTGCCGCGACGAATTCGGCACCGCCATCGTGCTGATCACCCACAACATGGGCGTCGTGGCCGACCTCGCCGACCGGGTCGCCGTCATGTACGAGGGCAAGGTCGTCGAGGAGGCCGACGCGATCACCCTGTTCAGCGACCCGCAGGACGAGTACACCAAGCGCCTCCTCGCCGCCGTGCCGCACGTCGGGCAGGGCACCGTGCACGCCGCCAGCCGGGCGGAGGGGCGCGCGCTGGACTGGGCCGAGCAGAAGCCGGTCGTGCTCGCCGAGGGGCTGCACATCTCCTACCCCGGCCGGCTCGGTCGGCCGGCCTTCGTCGCCGTCGACGGCGTCGACCTGGAGATCCGCGCCGGCGAGGTGCTCGGCCTCGTGGGGGAGAGCGGCTCGGGCAAGACCACGATCGGGCGGGCCATCGCCGGCCTCACCCGGGTCACCGGCGGCTCGCTCTCCGTGCTCGGGCACGAGATGCGCGGCATGAAGGAGCGCAACTTCAAGCCGGTGCGCAGCGACATCGGCTTCGTCTTCCAAGACCCGGCGTCGAGCTTCAACCCGCTGCTCACGATCGCCGACTGCGTGGCGGAGCCGCTCATCATCCACCACTACGCCTCCTCGGCGGCGGATGCCCGGGCGCGAGTGAACGAGCTGCTGGAGGCGGTGCAGCTGCCGAGCGCCTACGGGGACCGCTACCCCCACGAGCTCTCCGGCGGCCAGCGCCAGCGCGCCAGCCTCGCCCGTGCGCTCGCCCTGAAGCCGTCGCTGCTGATCGCCGATGAGCCCACCTCGGCGCTCGACGTCTCGGTGCAGGCGCGGGTGCTCGAGCTGTTCGCCGAGCTGCAGAAGGAGTTCGGCTTCGCCGCCCTGTTCATCAGCCACGACCTGGCCGTCGTCGACATCGTCGCCGACCGGATCGCCGTGCTGTACAAAGGCAAGCTGGTCGAGGAGGGCACGGGCCTGGAGGTGCTCGGGGCGCCCCGGCATCCGTACACCCAGCGCCTGCTGGCCTCGCTGCCGGTGCCGGACCCGAGGGAACAGGCCGAGCGCCGGGAGGCGCTGGCCCGGCTGCGTGGGGCAGACTAG
- a CDS encoding ABC transporter substrate-binding protein: MTSASTKGKRVLAAAAVGSVTALILVGCSGGGGSGGNTDNAAGGTITIGTTEQVTKLDPAGSYDNGSFAVMNQVYPFLLNTPYGSPDVEPDIAESAEFTAPTEYTVKLKPGLKFANGNDLTASDVKFTFDRQLAINDANGPASLLYNLDSTEAVDDTTVVFNLKLANDQIFPQILSSPAGPIVDEDVFSADALTTDDEIVAGNAFAGQYVITSYDFNNLISYKAYPDYQGLLGAPKTDVVNVKYFTDASNLKLSVQEGDIDVAFRSLSATDIEDLRGKDTVKVVDGPGGEISYVVFNFNTQPYGATTAEADPAKALAVRQAMADLVDRQEIATQVFKDTYTPLYSYVPTGLTGAIEPLKSLYGDGNGAPDADKAAATLTAAGVTTPVELNLQYVSERYGPSWGDAYALIKDQLESSGLFTVNIQSTEWVQYSKDRVADLFPAYQLGWFPDYSDADNYLTPFFLTENFLSNHYDNPEVNDLILEQAVTTDPAARTALIEEIQQKVAADLSTLPILQGSQVAVVGTDITGAEDALDPSFKFRYAAFAKG; the protein is encoded by the coding sequence ATGACAAGCGCATCCACGAAGGGCAAGCGGGTTCTCGCCGCCGCAGCAGTGGGATCGGTGACCGCATTGATTCTGGTGGGTTGCTCGGGCGGCGGGGGGAGCGGTGGCAACACCGACAACGCCGCCGGTGGCACGATCACGATCGGCACCACCGAGCAGGTCACCAAGCTCGACCCGGCCGGCTCCTACGACAACGGCTCCTTCGCCGTGATGAACCAGGTGTACCCGTTCCTGCTGAACACCCCGTACGGCAGCCCGGACGTGGAGCCGGACATCGCCGAGTCGGCGGAGTTCACCGCCCCGACCGAGTACACGGTCAAGCTGAAGCCGGGCCTCAAGTTCGCCAACGGCAACGACCTCACCGCCTCCGATGTGAAGTTCACCTTCGACCGGCAGCTGGCCATCAACGACGCCAACGGGCCGGCCTCCCTGCTCTACAACCTGGACAGCACCGAGGCGGTCGACGACACCACGGTGGTCTTCAACCTGAAGCTCGCCAACGACCAGATCTTCCCGCAGATCCTCTCCAGCCCTGCCGGGCCGATCGTCGACGAGGATGTCTTCTCGGCGGACGCGCTCACCACCGACGACGAGATCGTCGCGGGCAACGCCTTCGCCGGCCAGTACGTGATCACGTCCTACGACTTCAACAACCTGATCTCCTACAAGGCCTACCCCGACTACCAGGGCCTGCTGGGGGCACCGAAGACCGACGTGGTCAACGTCAAGTACTTCACGGACGCCTCCAACCTCAAGCTCTCGGTGCAGGAGGGCGACATCGACGTGGCGTTCCGCAGCCTCTCCGCCACCGACATCGAGGACCTGCGCGGCAAGGACACCGTCAAGGTCGTCGACGGCCCAGGCGGCGAGATCTCCTACGTCGTGTTCAACTTCAACACGCAGCCATACGGCGCGACGACCGCAGAGGCCGACCCGGCCAAGGCCCTCGCCGTGCGCCAGGCCATGGCCGACCTCGTCGACCGCCAGGAGATCGCGACCCAGGTCTTCAAGGACACCTACACGCCGCTGTACTCCTACGTGCCGACCGGCCTGACCGGCGCCATCGAGCCGCTCAAGTCGCTCTACGGCGACGGCAACGGCGCACCGGATGCCGACAAGGCCGCGGCCACGCTGACCGCAGCCGGTGTGACCACCCCGGTCGAGCTGAACCTGCAGTACGTCTCCGAGCGCTACGGCCCGTCCTGGGGTGACGCGTACGCCCTGATCAAGGACCAGCTGGAGTCGAGCGGCCTGTTCACCGTCAACATCCAGTCGACCGAGTGGGTGCAGTACTCCAAGGACCGTGTCGCCGACCTGTTCCCGGCCTACCAGCTGGGCTGGTTCCCGGACTACTCCGACGCCGACAACTACCTGACGCCGTTCTTCCTCACCGAGAACTTCCTGTCCAACCACTACGACAACCCCGAGGTCAACGACCTGATCCTCGAGCAGGCCGTGACAACCGACCCGGCGGCGCGCACCGCGCTGATCGAGGAGATCCAGCAGAAGGTGGCCGCCGACCTGTCGACGCTGCCGATCCTGCAGGGCTCCCAGGTGGCCGTGGTCGGAACCGACATCACCGGTGCCGAGGATGCCCTCGACCCGTCCTTCAAGTTCCGCTACGCAGCGTTCGCGAAGGGCTAA
- a CDS encoding D-isomer specific 2-hydroxyacid dehydrogenase family protein: protein MNAAPEPRHRAVLAESATVLAVSDRPAPGPIAVLPEPDPVFVAAVESGGGAVAPLSTDTRGVVWLDYRRAGELAGVLRANPQIGWVQLPWAGVDAFAEVMRSEHRDGLLWTSAKGAYAQPVAEHALALSLALARFLPRRIRATSWDDRPDGVSLYGLRVVIVGAGGIAIELLRLLQAFRAHVTVVRRSAEPLPGADVTVSSDALHDVLPDADLVVVAAALTGSTRGLFGAREFALMPEAAYFVNVARGGLVDTDALVHALHQGTIAGAAVDVTSPEPLPDGHPLWTAPNVIVTPHMADTPTMTAPLLAERIRLNVRAFLGDARFVGVVDPERGY from the coding sequence ATGAACGCCGCCCCGGAGCCGCGGCACCGCGCCGTGCTCGCCGAATCCGCGACCGTCCTCGCCGTCTCGGACCGCCCGGCGCCCGGCCCGATCGCCGTGCTGCCCGAACCGGACCCCGTCTTCGTGGCCGCCGTCGAATCCGGCGGAGGCGCCGTCGCGCCACTCTCGACCGACACCCGCGGCGTCGTCTGGCTCGACTACCGGCGGGCGGGGGAGCTGGCCGGGGTGCTGCGGGCGAACCCGCAGATCGGCTGGGTGCAGCTGCCCTGGGCCGGTGTCGACGCCTTCGCCGAGGTGATGCGCAGCGAGCACAGGGACGGCCTGCTCTGGACCAGCGCCAAGGGCGCCTACGCGCAGCCCGTCGCCGAGCACGCGCTGGCGCTCAGCCTCGCCCTGGCCCGCTTCCTGCCGCGCCGGATCCGGGCCACCTCCTGGGACGACCGGCCGGACGGCGTCTCGCTCTACGGCCTTCGGGTCGTCATCGTCGGGGCGGGCGGCATCGCCATCGAGCTGCTCCGGCTGCTGCAGGCCTTCCGCGCCCACGTCACCGTGGTGCGCCGCAGTGCGGAGCCGCTGCCGGGGGCGGACGTCACGGTGTCCAGCGACGCGCTGCACGACGTGCTGCCGGATGCCGACCTCGTCGTCGTCGCCGCCGCGCTCACCGGCTCCACCCGCGGCCTGTTCGGGGCGCGCGAGTTCGCGCTCATGCCCGAGGCGGCATACTTCGTGAACGTGGCGCGCGGCGGGCTCGTCGACACCGACGCCCTCGTACACGCGCTGCACCAGGGCACCATCGCCGGTGCGGCCGTCGACGTCACCTCGCCCGAGCCATTGCCGGACGGGCATCCGTTGTGGACCGCGCCCAACGTGATCGTGACGCCCCATATGGCCGACACACCGACGATGACGGCGCCGCTGCTGGCCGAGCGGATTCGGCTGAACGTGCGGGCATTCCTCGGCGACGCCCGATTTGTGGGCGTCGTCGACCCCGAACGCGGCTACTGA
- a CDS encoding ATP-binding cassette domain-containing protein, protein MAGTVAHGYPIATSDLTIEYPPHGASPAHVAVRGLSLRVAPGEVLGLLGESGSGKSTVARVLSAAFVDPGPELRPVITGGDALLFGVSLRGLSRRKAAKLSFNVGFLAQDAGSTLDSGSTVAELVAEPVLRREKHFDRRELEGMVVTMIDAVRLPLSILSKFPYELSSGQRQRVALARALILEPTLLIADEPTAGVDVTVRAAISELFAELQRDRAFTALVISHDVAVLRAVADRIAVLQQGVLVGLGTIDEVFDDPSHPYVARLAESFHDVD, encoded by the coding sequence ATGGCAGGCACTGTGGCGCATGGGTACCCGATCGCGACGAGCGATCTCACGATCGAGTACCCGCCGCACGGCGCGAGCCCCGCGCACGTGGCCGTGCGCGGGCTGAGCCTGCGGGTGGCCCCCGGCGAGGTGCTGGGGCTCCTCGGCGAGAGCGGCTCCGGCAAGAGCACCGTCGCCCGCGTGCTCTCCGCGGCCTTCGTCGATCCGGGGCCCGAGCTGCGCCCCGTCATCACCGGCGGTGACGCCCTGCTCTTCGGGGTGTCGCTGCGCGGCCTGAGCCGGCGCAAGGCCGCCAAGCTGAGCTTCAACGTCGGGTTCCTGGCGCAGGATGCCGGCAGCACCCTGGACTCCGGCTCGACCGTGGCCGAGCTCGTCGCCGAGCCGGTCCTGCGGCGCGAGAAGCACTTCGACCGGCGCGAGCTCGAGGGCATGGTCGTCACGATGATCGACGCCGTGCGCCTGCCGCTCAGCATCCTGAGCAAGTTCCCCTACGAGCTGAGCAGCGGCCAGCGGCAGCGCGTCGCCCTGGCCCGCGCCCTCATCCTCGAGCCGACCCTGCTCATCGCCGACGAGCCGACCGCCGGCGTTGACGTCACGGTGCGCGCGGCCATCAGCGAACTCTTCGCAGAGCTGCAGCGGGACCGGGCATTCACCGCGCTCGTCATCAGCCACGACGTCGCCGTCCTGCGCGCCGTCGCCGACCGCATCGCTGTGCTGCAGCAGGGCGTGCTGGTGGGGCTCGGCACCATCGACGAGGTGTTCGACGACCCGAGCCACCCCTACGTGGCCCGGCTGGCAGAGAGCTTCCACGATGTCGACTAG
- a CDS encoding ABC transporter permease — translation MREFWGRLPVIHQLRQSVGLQRGMLVTGLVITGVFLLTALLAPLLAPYGFGQLREDGVSFGAQQPPSSAHPLGTTVGGYDVLSRVIWGAQTAVFVIVVAVLLSIFAGVLLGLVSGYFGGTLDRILVVVCDAIYAFPSLLLAIVMSIVISGGESNLIGGVLAAAISITVVFIPQYFRVIRAETVRIKAEAYVESAKVLGASNARVMFRHVLRNATRTLPLIFTLNASEAILTLAGLGFLGFGIEPTSAAEWGYDLNKSLSDVTSGIWWTALFPGLAIVLVVLGITLVGESLNDLADPRLRGRRASEQAPGTVAEISVVPGGALTAGPGGLGGLEPTAMLGDEGREAQA, via the coding sequence ATGCGCGAATTCTGGGGCCGGCTGCCGGTCATCCACCAACTCCGCCAGAGCGTCGGGCTGCAGCGCGGCATGCTCGTCACCGGCCTCGTCATCACCGGCGTCTTCCTGCTGACCGCGCTCCTCGCGCCGCTGCTCGCCCCATACGGCTTCGGCCAGCTGCGTGAGGACGGCGTGTCGTTCGGGGCGCAGCAGCCGCCGTCATCCGCCCACCCGCTCGGCACAACAGTCGGAGGCTACGACGTGCTCTCCCGGGTGATCTGGGGAGCCCAGACGGCGGTCTTCGTCATCGTCGTCGCCGTGCTGCTGTCGATCTTCGCCGGTGTGCTGCTCGGTCTCGTCTCCGGCTACTTCGGCGGCACGCTCGACCGGATCCTCGTGGTGGTCTGCGACGCCATCTACGCCTTCCCGTCCCTGCTGCTGGCGATCGTCATGTCCATCGTCATCTCCGGCGGCGAGTCCAACCTGATCGGCGGCGTGCTCGCCGCGGCGATCTCGATCACGGTCGTCTTCATCCCGCAGTACTTCCGCGTCATCCGGGCCGAGACGGTGCGGATCAAGGCGGAGGCCTACGTCGAGTCGGCCAAGGTGCTCGGCGCCTCCAACGCCCGCGTCATGTTCCGCCACGTGCTGCGGAACGCGACCCGCACGCTGCCCCTGATCTTCACCCTGAACGCCTCCGAGGCGATTCTCACCCTGGCCGGGCTCGGCTTCCTCGGCTTCGGCATCGAGCCCACCTCCGCCGCGGAGTGGGGCTACGACCTCAACAAGTCGCTCTCCGACGTGACGAGCGGCATCTGGTGGACGGCCCTGTTCCCCGGCCTGGCCATCGTGCTCGTTGTGCTCGGCATCACGCTCGTCGGCGAGAGCCTCAACGACCTCGCCGACCCGCGCCTGCGCGGCCGGCGCGCCTCCGAGCAGGCGCCGGGAACCGTCGCGGAGATCTCCGTCGTGCCCGGCGGCGCGCTCACGGCCGGCCCCGGAGGGCTGGGCGGCCTGGAGCCGACTGCCATGCTCGGCGACGAGGGGCGGGAGGCCCAGGCATGA
- a CDS encoding endonuclease domain-containing protein — protein MSLARWLTEHDGIAHSQQALRAGFTRYAIRAAVDTEVIGRVRRDWIALPDAPAELRAAAELGGRVACLSAAKRLGLWHLADGQQHFSASHGSGHTAVGPGQRVHWSIGPVAVTHHALVEPVENALVHIADCQPFVNALAVWDSALNTKLVTPHHLARLPLRTRAARAVREAMSSLSDSGIETIPVARLAALGITVKQQVVLAGHRVDGLIGQRLVLQIDGYTHHSSAAQRGADIAHDRALTLLGYTVLRVDYRQVLFDWPRVEADILRALAQRLHEAR, from the coding sequence ATGTCCCTCGCACGCTGGCTGACCGAACACGACGGCATCGCCCACTCGCAGCAGGCGCTCCGCGCCGGGTTCACCCGCTACGCCATCCGCGCCGCGGTCGACACGGAGGTCATCGGGCGGGTGCGTCGCGATTGGATTGCGTTGCCGGACGCCCCGGCGGAGCTGCGTGCCGCGGCCGAGCTCGGGGGCCGCGTTGCCTGCCTCAGCGCGGCGAAGCGGCTGGGCCTCTGGCACCTCGCTGACGGCCAGCAGCACTTCAGCGCCAGCCACGGCTCCGGCCACACCGCCGTGGGGCCCGGCCAACGCGTGCACTGGAGCATCGGCCCCGTCGCCGTCACCCACCACGCGCTCGTCGAGCCCGTCGAGAATGCGCTCGTGCACATCGCCGACTGCCAGCCGTTCGTGAACGCACTCGCCGTGTGGGATTCCGCCCTCAACACAAAGCTGGTCACACCGCACCATCTGGCGCGGCTGCCGCTGCGCACGCGGGCGGCCCGGGCGGTTCGCGAAGCGATGTCCAGCCTCTCCGATTCGGGCATCGAGACGATTCCGGTCGCTCGACTGGCCGCGCTCGGCATCACGGTGAAGCAACAGGTGGTTCTCGCCGGTCACCGTGTCGACGGGCTCATCGGGCAGCGGCTGGTGCTGCAGATCGACGGCTACACACACCATTCCTCGGCCGCACAACGCGGCGCCGACATCGCGCACGACCGGGCGCTGACCCTGCTCGGGTACACCGTGCTGCGCGTCGACTACCGCCAGGTGCTCTTCGACTGGCCGCGCGTCGAAGCCGACATCCTGCGCGCCCTGGCACAGCGGCTGCACGAGGCGCGCTGA
- the dnaG gene encoding DNA primase — MAGRIRQADVEEVKARINIADVVGEYVTLKSAGVGSMKGLCPFHDERSPSFHVRPQVGFYHCFGCGESGDVYSFVQKMDHVTFAESVERLAARVGLELHYEDGGAATDHGNRARLLAANQAAAEFFTEQLGSPGADPGRRFLGERGFDALAAERFGIGFAPKSWDELTNHLRGRGFSTEELTTAGLVSSREGSSGVYDRFRGRLVWPIRDITGQTVGFGARKLLEDDKGPKYLNTPETPIYHKSQVLYGLDLAKRDISRSRQVVVVEGYTDVMACHLAGVTTAVATCGTAFGVDHIKVLRRVLGDAAGVGEVVFTFDPDAAGQKAAMRAFSEEQRFSAQTYVAVAPDGLDPCDLRLHKGDAAVRAIIDGKKPMFEFMIKQLLSQFNLDTVEGRVSALRAGAPVVADIRDPSIRPGYTRELARLLGMELHEVTRAVSAASGRAQREAAAPARTPSGAAEPEAAADARPYSITDLPADPMTRLERDALMAMLQHPELAGRPLLSRATQSSMSNPSLAIVCNAMAAALVNFDADQPLDTAAWAGAVLSELPEGVVPLAQQLLVAPIPERSERELTVYVRGIVIALIDRDLLRHKAELLGRLQRNDPADRETSVTLQRALMAIDAERNALRAE; from the coding sequence ATGGCCGGACGAATTCGACAAGCAGACGTTGAAGAGGTCAAGGCACGCATAAACATCGCCGACGTGGTCGGGGAGTACGTCACCCTGAAATCCGCCGGCGTCGGCTCCATGAAGGGCCTCTGCCCCTTCCACGACGAGCGCAGCCCCAGCTTCCACGTGCGCCCGCAGGTCGGTTTCTATCACTGCTTCGGCTGCGGCGAATCGGGCGACGTCTACTCCTTCGTGCAGAAGATGGACCACGTCACCTTCGCCGAGTCGGTCGAGCGCCTCGCCGCCCGGGTCGGCCTCGAGCTGCACTACGAGGACGGCGGCGCCGCCACCGACCACGGCAACCGTGCCCGGCTGCTGGCCGCCAACCAGGCCGCCGCCGAGTTCTTCACCGAGCAGCTCGGCTCGCCGGGCGCCGACCCCGGCCGCCGCTTCCTCGGCGAGCGCGGCTTCGACGCCCTCGCCGCCGAGCGCTTCGGCATCGGCTTCGCCCCGAAGAGCTGGGACGAGCTGACCAACCACCTGCGCGGCCGCGGCTTCAGCACCGAGGAACTCACCACCGCCGGGCTCGTCTCCAGCCGCGAGGGTTCCAGCGGCGTCTACGACCGCTTCCGTGGCCGCCTGGTCTGGCCGATCCGCGACATCACCGGGCAGACCGTCGGCTTCGGCGCGCGCAAGCTGCTCGAGGACGACAAGGGCCCCAAGTACCTGAACACCCCCGAGACGCCGATCTACCACAAGAGCCAGGTGCTCTACGGGCTCGACCTGGCCAAGCGTGACATCTCGCGCAGCAGGCAGGTCGTCGTGGTCGAGGGCTACACCGACGTGATGGCGTGCCACCTCGCCGGGGTCACCACCGCCGTCGCCACCTGTGGCACCGCCTTCGGCGTCGACCACATCAAGGTGCTGCGCCGCGTGCTGGGAGACGCGGCCGGCGTCGGCGAGGTCGTATTCACCTTCGACCCGGATGCCGCAGGCCAGAAGGCCGCGATGCGCGCCTTCAGCGAGGAGCAGCGCTTCTCCGCCCAGACCTACGTCGCCGTCGCGCCCGACGGCCTCGACCCCTGCGACCTGCGCCTGCACAAGGGCGACGCCGCGGTCCGTGCGATCATCGACGGCAAGAAGCCGATGTTCGAGTTCATGATCAAGCAGCTGCTCTCCCAGTTCAACCTGGACACCGTGGAGGGACGCGTCAGCGCGCTCCGGGCCGGGGCCCCGGTCGTCGCCGACATCCGCGACCCGTCGATCCGGCCCGGCTACACCCGGGAGCTGGCCCGCCTGCTCGGCATGGAGCTGCACGAGGTGACCCGGGCCGTCTCGGCCGCCAGCGGCCGCGCCCAGCGCGAGGCCGCCGCGCCGGCCCGCACGCCGAGCGGCGCCGCGGAGCCGGAGGCCGCCGCAGACGCCCGCCCGTACTCGATCACCGACCTGCCGGCCGACCCGATGACCCGCCTGGAGCGGGACGCCCTGATGGCCATGCTGCAGCACCCCGAGCTGGCCGGCCGCCCGCTGCTCAGCCGCGCCACCCAGAGCAGCATGAGCAACCCGTCGCTCGCGATCGTCTGCAACGCCATGGCCGCCGCCCTGGTGAACTTCGACGCCGACCAGCCCCTGGACACCGCGGCATGGGCGGGAGCCGTGCTCAGCGAGCTGCCGGAGGGCGTCGTGCCGCTCGCCCAGCAGCTGCTCGTCGCGCCGATCCCGGAGCGCAGCGAGCGCGAGCTCACCGTGTACGTGCGCGGCATCGTCATCGCGCTGATCGACCGCGACCTGTTGCGGCACAAGGCCGAGCTCCTCGGCCGGCTGCAGCGCAACGACCCGGCCGACCGGGAGACCTCGGTGACCCTGCAGCGCGCGCTCATGGCCATCGACGCCGAGCGCAACGCCCTCCGCGCCGAATAG
- a CDS encoding ABC transporter permease, giving the protein MSQATLHPPAESGPPPAARPAPKADRGHGSLGSYLVVRFLLIFPTIFILVTTVFVLMRSTGDPITASLGGKLGPAQLAERIHEAGYDRPLIVQYLEYLGQVFTGDFGTTISSGRPVIDILTTYGAATAELAFYALLVAFVVGIPLGMIAAYFRDKAPDATFRVTAILWYATPVFFAGLMLKLVFSVWLGWLPVAGRASTGAELQMQLLPNKTGFYTIDAIMTGDPAVLGDVLAHAVLPGLALGLLTAGIFLRLVRTNVIGTLSTEYVDAARSRGVSELRLVRKHAYRPALIPIITVIGLQIALLLGGAVLTEKTFEWKGLGFMLTQFLQARDFVAVQGIVVLLAVIVAITNFIVDVIAALIDPRVRY; this is encoded by the coding sequence ATGAGTCAGGCAACACTTCACCCACCGGCAGAGTCAGGGCCCCCGCCCGCGGCGCGCCCCGCGCCCAAGGCAGACCGCGGCCACGGCAGTCTCGGCAGCTACCTGGTCGTCAGGTTCCTGCTCATCTTCCCGACCATCTTCATCCTCGTCACGACGGTGTTCGTGCTGATGCGCAGCACGGGCGACCCGATCACGGCATCGCTCGGCGGCAAGCTCGGCCCGGCGCAGCTCGCCGAGCGCATCCACGAGGCCGGCTACGACCGGCCGCTCATCGTGCAGTACCTCGAATACCTCGGCCAGGTCTTCACCGGCGACTTCGGCACGACGATCAGCAGCGGTCGGCCCGTCATCGACATCCTCACCACCTACGGCGCCGCCACCGCCGAGCTCGCCTTCTACGCCCTGCTGGTGGCCTTCGTCGTCGGCATCCCGCTCGGCATGATCGCGGCCTACTTCCGCGACAAGGCCCCGGATGCCACCTTCCGCGTGACCGCGATCCTCTGGTACGCCACCCCGGTGTTCTTCGCCGGGCTGATGCTCAAACTGGTGTTCTCCGTCTGGCTGGGCTGGCTGCCCGTCGCTGGCCGCGCCTCCACCGGCGCCGAGCTGCAGATGCAGCTGCTGCCCAACAAGACCGGCTTCTACACGATCGACGCCATCATGACCGGCGACCCGGCCGTGCTCGGCGACGTGCTCGCGCACGCCGTGCTGCCCGGCCTCGCACTCGGCCTGCTCACCGCCGGAATCTTCCTGCGGCTGGTGCGCACCAACGTGATCGGAACGCTCTCCACCGAGTACGTCGACGCGGCGCGCTCCCGCGGGGTCAGCGAGCTGCGCCTGGTGCGCAAGCACGCCTACCGCCCGGCACTCATCCCCATCATCACCGTCATCGGGCTGCAGATCGCGCTGCTTCTCGGCGGCGCGGTGCTCACCGAGAAGACCTTCGAGTGGAAGGGCCTCGGCTTCATGCTCACCCAGTTCCTGCAGGCCCGCGACTTCGTCGCGGTGCAGGGCATCGTCGTGCTGCTCGCCGTGATCGTCGCGATCACCAACTTCATCGTCGACGTCATCGCCGCGCTGATCGACCCGCGAGTGAGGTACTGA
- a CDS encoding TfoX/Sxy family protein, with translation MSTSPGTVQFIEDQLGTLAIRTAAMFGEYGIYCDEKIVGLICDDTLFIKPSDAAAELFARTEPAPPYPGAKLYRRVPGEALEDREWLQEAVQATADALPTPPPKKPRTPRGAA, from the coding sequence ATGTCGACTAGCCCGGGGACCGTCCAGTTCATCGAAGACCAGCTCGGCACGCTCGCGATTCGCACCGCCGCCATGTTCGGCGAGTACGGCATCTACTGCGACGAGAAGATCGTCGGCCTGATCTGCGACGACACGCTGTTCATCAAGCCGTCGGACGCCGCGGCCGAGCTGTTCGCGCGCACCGAGCCGGCCCCGCCCTACCCGGGGGCGAAACTCTACCGCCGCGTGCCGGGCGAGGCGCTGGAGGACCGGGAGTGGCTGCAGGAGGCCGTCCAGGCCACGGCGGACGCCCTGCCGACGCCGCCGCCGAAGAAGCCGCGCACGCCCAGGGGAGCCGCATGA